The uncultured Paludibaculum sp. sequence TTGGCCCGCACCCACTGGAGCGCTGCCGCAAGGTCCATCAGGCCATAGTTGCCGGAGGCGTGGTGAGCCGATTCCGCGGTTAGGTCTGGATGCGCAAAGAAGCCGAAGATACCCAGGCGGTATTGGACCGTGACGACCACAACGCCGTGGCGCGCCAGGGACGCACCGTCAAAGGCGGGCTCAATGCCGCCGGCGCCACGGGCCGAGCCGCCCATGTTGGCTCCGCCGTGGATCCAGACCATGACGGGCTTGGCCGTCCTGGATGGCCATTGCGGAGTCCAGATGTTGAGTGTGAGGCAGTCTTCGCTGCCGGCCGCAGCCGTCTTGGCGTTCCATTCAGCAGTGACTTGGGCGCAGGTGGCCCCGTACTGCGTTGCGTCGCGGACGCCAGTCCATGCCTTTGATGCCACAGGCGGCTTCCAGCGTAAATCGCCCACGGGCGGCTGTGCGAAGGGGATTCCTTTGAATACGGCGCCGCCAGACGCTGGCAGAGCCAAGCCGCGCATCTGGCCCAAGGCGGTTTTGGCCACGGGTCCCGATTGGGCGGAGACCGACGCCGCGAGCAGAAGCGAGGCGGAGAGAAGGAGGTGTGGAGATAAAGACATTAGCTGAACTCTTCGAGGTTGGTAGAACCCGAGATGATGCTATCACCGTGAATCCGCACAAAGGGCCACTCCCCTGGCTGGACGCGCGGGAAGCTGCGATGATGGGAAACTGTGACGAAACAGAACTTAAAGCCAAGATGGCGGATGGTGGCGTGGGGGTTGGTGGTGTTGGCGGCGCACGGCCAGGCCGCGAGCCTGGACTTGAGCCAAGCCGTCGTCGTAGTCCGAGGTGTCTCTCAAACGGAGGCCGGACGCACCGCCGCTACCGTTTTGACGGAGGAAGTGGAGCGGCGCACGGGGCTGAAGCTCACGCTATCGGGCACGCCGGGAACCGGACGCCCCGTGATCCTGCTCACCGCTGCCGTCGGGCAGAAGGCGGAGGGTTACCAGCTGCGAGCGGGCTCGGATCAGACCGTCGAAATCGCCGGTGCTGACGCCCGTGGGCTGCTGTATGGAGTCGGCGCGTTCCTGCGCAAAGTGGATTGGGCGAAGGGCCGACTGAGTCTGCCGAGCCCGCTGGACGAAAGCAGTGCGCCCGTGTCGCCCATTCGCGGGCACCAATTGGGCTACCGCTCGACCGCCAACAGTTGGGATGCGTGGACGATCCAGCAATACGACCAGTACATCCGCGAGCTGGCTTTGTTCGGTGTCAACAGTATCGAGAACATCCCGTTCCAGGATGCACGGAACAATCCACTGATGAAGGTCCCGCGGCGTGAGATGAATCGTGCGATCAGTGAGATCTGCCGCAAGTACTCCCTGGATTACTGGGTGTGGACGCCGGCCGATGTCGATCTCAAGGACGCGGCCAAGCGCACCGCGCTGCTGGCGCGCTTCGACGAGATGCTGGCTGACAGCCCTGTGCTGACGGGTGTTTTCGTGCCGGGGGGCGATCCGGGTTCGAATCCGCCGGAGCTCGTCATGCCATTTCTCGAAGAGGTCGCACACCGCATGGCGCCCATCCATCCCAAGGCCAAAGTGTGGCTGTCGCTGCAGGGCTTCGAGAAGGAGAAGGAAGAGTACGTCTATCGCTACATCGAGGAGAAGATGCCGGTATGGCTGGGCGGCCTGGTGGCTGGCCCTTCCAGCCCGCCTGTCGCACGGACGCGGGCCAGGCTGCCGCGCCAGTATGGCCTGCGGCTCTACCCCGATCTGACGCACAACAAGATCTGCCAGTATCAGGTGCCCCATTGGGACCAGGCTTACGCGCTGACGCTGGGCCGCGAGGCGGTGAATCCACGACCGGCCGAGTATGCGGGCATTCACAACCGCTATGCAGCGGCCAGCGACGGCTTCATCTCCTACTCGGATGGAGTGCATGATGACGTCAACAAGGTGATCTGGAGCGCTCTGGCCTGGGATCCGAATCAGAAGGTGCGTGACATCCTGATGGACTACGCACGGCTGCATTTCGCACCCGAACTCAGCGGCGAGATCGCCGATGCGGTTTTGGCACTGGAGCGCAACTGGCAGGGGCCGTTGGTGGACAACGGAGCAGTGGAAGGCACGCTGGCGACGTGGCGAGGATTGGAGGCAAAAGTCCCCGGGCTGGAATCGAACTGGCGTTGGCAGATGTGCCTGCTGCGCGCCGTTTACGACGCTTACGTCCGGCGCAGGATGCTGTACGAGGTGGGCTTGGAGGACGAAGTGAACCGGGTGCTGGCCACCGCTCGCGAGGGCGGATCCGCGGCGGCGATGAGCCAATCGTTGGCGATCTTGAATCGCGCCACGGCACAGCCGGTCAGCCCTGAGTTGCGGGCGCGGATCGTGGACTTGTGCGCGAAACTCTTCCAGTCCATCGGGCTGCAGACCAGCGTGGAGAAGTATCACGCGAGCGGTGCGGAGCGGGGGGCGGTGCTCGACTTCGTGGACGCACCTCTAAACAACCGTTGGTGGCTGGAGGACGAGTTCAAGAAAGTAGCGGCGATGGCATCGGAGAAGGAAAGGGCGGATCGACTACATGACCTGGCGGCCTGGGAGCACCCAGGCGCCGGCAGCTACTATGACGACATCGGCAATGAGCTGAAATCACCGCATGTTGATGGGGACGCGGAGCAGGAGCCCGAGTCGTTCCGCGGTCCGGAGCCGACCTTCTGGTGGTGGGACAGCGGCCGCAGCCGTGCACGGCTTTCGTGGCAGACCACAATGTGGCCAGCGCGCATGGTGTATGAAGGGCTCGACCCCAGGGGCACCTATGTTCTGAGGACCGGCGGCTATGGACAGAGCCTGGTGCGCATGGATGGGCAGCGGGTGGCGCCCACTGTAGACAGAAAGAAGATGGGTGAGTTCAAGGAGTTCGCGGTCTCTCAGGAATTCGTGAAGGACGGACGTCTGGTGCTGACTTGGGATCTGCCCACGGATGAAAGTCACCTGAA is a genomic window containing:
- a CDS encoding glycoside hydrolase family 20 zincin-like fold domain-containing protein, whose protein sequence is MTKQNLKPRWRMVAWGLVVLAAHGQAASLDLSQAVVVVRGVSQTEAGRTAATVLTEEVERRTGLKLTLSGTPGTGRPVILLTAAVGQKAEGYQLRAGSDQTVEIAGADARGLLYGVGAFLRKVDWAKGRLSLPSPLDESSAPVSPIRGHQLGYRSTANSWDAWTIQQYDQYIRELALFGVNSIENIPFQDARNNPLMKVPRREMNRAISEICRKYSLDYWVWTPADVDLKDAAKRTALLARFDEMLADSPVLTGVFVPGGDPGSNPPELVMPFLEEVAHRMAPIHPKAKVWLSLQGFEKEKEEYVYRYIEEKMPVWLGGLVAGPSSPPVARTRARLPRQYGLRLYPDLTHNKICQYQVPHWDQAYALTLGREAVNPRPAEYAGIHNRYAAASDGFISYSDGVHDDVNKVIWSALAWDPNQKVRDILMDYARLHFAPELSGEIADAVLALERNWQGPLVDNGAVEGTLATWRGLEAKVPGLESNWRWQMCLLRAVYDAYVRRRMLYEVGLEDEVNRVLATAREGGSAAAMSQSLAILNRATAQPVSPELRARIVDLCAKLFQSIGLQTSVEKYHASGAERGAVLDFVDAPLNNRWWLEDEFKKVAAMASEKERADRLHDLAAWEHPGAGSYYDDIGNELKSPHVDGDAEQEPESFRGPEPTFWWWDSGRSRARLSWQTTMWPARMVYEGLDPRGTYVLRTGGYGQSLVRMDGQRVAPTVDRKKMGEFKEFAVSQEFVKDGRLVLTWDLPTDESHLNWRQHSRLAEVWLLKRD